The following coding sequences are from one Oncorhynchus kisutch isolate 150728-3 linkage group LG23, Okis_V2, whole genome shotgun sequence window:
- the carm1l gene encoding histone-arginine methyltransferase CARM1 isoform X2: protein METMERGSEVTCFSINLFTVNEDQVQGEIQVAKQRQHQGLSLQLSTGLEETELTIQDGDGVCVFKFTVTRETDCCRVGTQSFLITVGCLSVLLQFRTQSEFQEFHIQLRREEKSAERQQSVFDQRTEDSSALQYFQFYGCLSQQQNMLQDYLRTATYQKAILLNEMDFKDKIVLDVGSGSGILSFFAIQAGAKRVYAVEASPVAKFAEMLVKSNSLSDRIIVLAGKIEEVSCPEQVDVIISEPIGYMLLNERMLESYLHSRKWLKPKGMMFPTCSDMHLAPFTDEQLYIEHYGRSSFWHQTCFYGVNLSGLHSSAVDEFFKQPIVDTFEMSILMAKSVKHCINFMEAKEEDLHRMEIPFVFKLLQSGLIHGLAFWFDVAFIGSKMTVWLSTAPSEPLTHWYQVRCLFQTPLFGKVGQTLSGSVQFIANTRQSYDIHITAVVDQSGFKSGNSLDLKNPFFR, encoded by the exons ATGGAGACCATGGAGAGGGGTTCAGAAGTGACCTGTTTTTCCATCAATCTGTTCACGGTGAATGAGGACCAGGTCCAGGGAGAGATACAGGTGGCTAAACAGAGGCAACACCAAGGCCTTTCTCTACAGTTGAGCACAGGGCTGGAGGAGACAGAGCTCACTATTCAGGATG GTGATGGGGTCTGTGTTTTCAAATTCACAGTCACCAGGGAAACAGACTGTTGTCGGGTGGGCACCCAATCTTTCCTCATAACCGTTGGCTGCCTGAGCGTTCTCTTGCAGTTCAGAACACAGAGTG AGTTTCAGGAGTTCCACATACAgctgagaagagaagagaagtcaGCAGAAAGGCAACAATCCGTGTTTGACCAGAGAACTGAAGACTCCTCAGCCCTGCAGTACTTCCAG TTTTATGGCTGTCTATCACAACAACAGAAtatgctgcaggattatttgaGGACAGCCACGTATCAAAAGGCCATACTGCTAAACGAGATGGACTTCAAGGACAAG ATAGTACTTGATGTTGGCAGTGGATCAGGGATCCTGTCTTTCTTCGCCATCCAGGCAGGAGCGAAGAGGGTATATGCTGTGGAGGCCAGCCCTGTAGCCAAATTTGCAGAG ATGCTTGTAAAGAGCAATAGTCTGTCAGATAGGATCATAGTCCTGGCTGGAAAGATTGAGGAGGTGTCGTGCCCTGAGCAGGTGGACGTGATCATCTCAGAGCCCATTGGCTACATGCTGCTGAACGAGAGGATGCTGGAGAGCTACCTCCACTCCAGGAAGTGGCTTAAACCCAAGG GTATGATGTTCCCAACCTGTAGTGACATGCACCTCGCTCCCTTCACTGATGAGCAGCTCTACATCGAGCACTATGGACGCTCTAGCTTCTG GCACCAGACCTGTTTCTATGGGGTTAACCTGAGTGGTCTTCACAGTTCTGCAGTTGATGAGTTTTTCAAACAGCCCATAGTT GACACATTTGAGATGTCGATTCTAATGGCAAAATCTGTCAAGCACTGCATCAATTTCATGGAGGCGAAAGAAGAGGACTTACATAG GATGGAGATTCCATTTGTGTTTAAACTGCTCCAGTCTGGACTGATCCATGGGCTGGCCTTCTGGTTTGACGTAGCATTTATAGGATCCAA GATGACAGTGTGGCTGTCCACTGCTCCTAGTGAACCTCTGACTCACTGGTACCAGGTCCGCTGTCTCTTCCAGACCCCTCTGTTTGGCAAGGTGGGACAGACTCTGTCCGGATCTGTCCAGTTCATAGCCAACACAAG GCAGAGCTACGACATTCACATCACAGCAGTCGTTGATCAGTCAGGCTTCAAATCTGGCAACAGTTTGGATCTAAAGAACCCTTTCTTCAGGTGA
- the pum3 gene encoding pumilio homolog 3 isoform X2, with product MSSEFLRMEPKKKIFSPKGGKKLIQKGKEGTGKPGTKPTGKSPGKRPFKPHSGEKGKTFEKTGGKGAPRKFLNKKPTDGKYIKPTDGKFTKKRKFIPGKAEEGSEAKKPKWDEFKQQKKELKQNRQQTEKKESYQIVSRAKLVWEMVRRKDCNKEKRIKLMKELQELVKGKIKTIAFAHDSTRVLQCFIQFGNDKQRQEVFDELKDDMVELSKSKYARNIVKKFLMYGSKEQVAGVIVGFKGKVRQMLRHSEASSVVEYAYNEKAILSQRLMLTEELYGTTFQVFKSAVCPTLEKVLEANPDKVNGILEEMKQILTPMATKEAVIKHSLVHKVFLEFFLHAPAKQRTEMIESIRESVVYMAHTHDGARVAMHCLWHGTPKDRKVIIKTMKTYIEKFAMGEFAFLVLIAAFDCIDDTKLVKQAVLSEILASLSDVITNKNGKKVLLYLLSPRDHAHLLPEIIQVLEKGDGNAHSKKDVALRRKELLEAVSPHLIQHLCDHARTMAMDKASSVTVTVILGSAIGDLHPAMEAVAELAADDFTPGGVEGQLHMSEHPAGHLVLKWLIEQDTKMKEVGREERFSRVLLDKVGMDKLKTWAAVNRGAIVLCCLLNSADETVAKEVREALKAYAPELQKIQNCKGVEVLLEKLA from the exons ATGTCAAG TGAGTTCTTGAGAATGGAACCCAAAAAGAAAATATTTTCCCCTAAAGGTGGCAAGAAGTTAATACAGAAAGGAAAAG AAGGTACAGGTAAACCGGGGACCAAACCAACAGGTAAATCACCAGGGAAGAGGCCATTTAAACCCCACAGTGGAGAAAAGGGCAAGACGTTTGAGAAGACTGGAGGAAAGGGGGCTCCACGGAAATTCTTGAACAAAAAACCCACAGATGGAAAGTACATCAAGCCCACAGATGGAAAGTTCACCAAAAAGCGAAAATTCATACCTGGGAAGGCTGAGGAAG GTTCTGAGGCCAAGAAGCCCAAATGGGATGAGTTCAAACAGCAGAAGAAAGAGCTGAAACAAAACCGTCAGCAGACTGAAAAAAAGGAGAGTTATCAAATAGTGAGCAGAGCCAAGCTAGTGTGGGAGATGGTCAGAAG GAAAGATTGCAACAAAGAGAAGAGGATCAAACTCATGAAAGAGCTTCAGGAACTTGTGAAAGGAAAGATAAAAACA ATAGCATTTGCTCACGACTCCACCAGAGTCCTCCAGTGTTTCATCCAGTTTGGGAACGACAAGCAAAGGCAGGAGGTTTTTGATGAACTCAAAG ATGATATGGTCGAGCTGAGTAAATCAAAGTATGCCCGAAATATTGTGAAGAAGTTCTTAATGTATGG GAGCAAAGAACAGGTTGCGGGTGTGATTGTGGGCTTCAAGGGGAAAGTGAGGCAGATGCTGCGTCACTCTGAGGCGTCGTCGGTGGTGGAGTACGCTTACAACGAAAAAGCCATCCTCTCCCAGAGACTCATGCTCACCGAGGAGCTCTACGGAACCACATTCCAAGTCTTCAAG TCGGCGGTGTGCCCCACGCTAGAGAAGGTGCTGGAGGCAAACCCAGACAAGGTTAATGGCATTTTGGAGGAGATGAAGCAGATCCTTACCCCCATGGCCACAAA AGAGGCTGTGATCAAACATTCTCTGGTGCACAAAGTGTTTCTGGAATTCTTCCTGCATGCCCCAGCCAAACAGAGGACT GAAATGATTGAGTCAATAAGGGAGTCTGTGGTGTATATGGCCCACACCCACGATGGAGCTAGAGTAGCAATGCACTGCCTGTGGCATGGGACACCTAAG GACAGAAAAGTCATCATTAAAACCATGAAGACCTACATTGAGAAGTTTGCAATG GGAGAGTTTGCGTTCTTAGTCCTCATCGCTGCCTTTGACTGCATAGACGACACCAAGCTAGTGAAGCAGGCCGTCCTATCAGAGATTCTTGCTTCCCTGTCTGATGTCATCACTAATAAGAATGGAAAGAAAGTTCTGCTGTACCTGCTCAGCCCGCGAGACCACGCCCACCTGTTACCTGAAATCATCCAGGTGCTGGAGAAGGGGGATGGAAACGCCCACAG CAAGAAGGATGTTGCCCTTCGCCGGAAGGAGCTCCTGGAGGCGGTGTCCCCACACCTAATTCAGCACCTGTGTGACCACGCCCGCACTATGGCAATGGACAAGGCCTCCAGCGTCACAGTCACCGTCATTCTGGGGTCCGCCATTGGGGACCTGCATCCTGCCATGGAGGCTGTGGCTGAGCTGGCTGCTGACGACTTCACaccaggaggagtggaggggcag CTGCACATGTCTGAACACCCTGCTGGGCATCTGGTGCTCAAATGGCTGATTGAACAAGACACCAAGATGAAGGAGGTTGGGAGAGAAG AGCGTTTCTCCAGGGTCCTGTTGGACAAGGTAGGGATGGACAAGCTAAAGACGTGGGCTGCAGTGAACCGTGGGGCTATTGTGCTCTGCTG tcTCCTGAACAGTGCAGATGAGACTGTTGCAAAGGAGGTTAGGGAGGCATTGAAGGCCTACGCTCCAGAACTACAGAAGATCCAGAACTGTAAAGGAGTGGAAGTTCTTTTGGAGAAACTGGCCTGA
- the carm1l gene encoding histone-arginine methyltransferase CARM1 isoform X1 has product METMERGSEVTCFSINLFTVNEDQVQGEIQVAKQRQHQGLSLQLSTGLEETELTIQDGDGVCVFKFTVTRETDCCRVGTQSFLITVGCLSVLLQFRTQSEFQEFHIQLRREEKSAERQQSVFDQRTEDSSALQYFQFYGCLSQQQNMLQDYLRTATYQKAILLNEMDFKDKIVLDVGSGSGILSFFAIQAGAKRVYAVEASPVAKFAEMLVKSNSLSDRIIVLAGKIEEVSCPEQVDVIISEPIGYMLLNERMLESYLHSRKWLKPKGMMFPTCSDMHLAPFTDEQLYIEHYGRSSFWHQTCFYGVNLSGLHSSAVDEFFKQPIVDTFEMSILMAKSVKHCINFMEAKEEDLHRMEIPFVFKLLQSGLIHGLAFWFDVAFIGSKMTVWLSTAPSEPLTHWYQVRCLFQTPLFGKVGQTLSGSVQFIANTRQSYDIHITAVVDQSGFKSGNSLDLKNPFFRYA; this is encoded by the exons ATGGAGACCATGGAGAGGGGTTCAGAAGTGACCTGTTTTTCCATCAATCTGTTCACGGTGAATGAGGACCAGGTCCAGGGAGAGATACAGGTGGCTAAACAGAGGCAACACCAAGGCCTTTCTCTACAGTTGAGCACAGGGCTGGAGGAGACAGAGCTCACTATTCAGGATG GTGATGGGGTCTGTGTTTTCAAATTCACAGTCACCAGGGAAACAGACTGTTGTCGGGTGGGCACCCAATCTTTCCTCATAACCGTTGGCTGCCTGAGCGTTCTCTTGCAGTTCAGAACACAGAGTG AGTTTCAGGAGTTCCACATACAgctgagaagagaagagaagtcaGCAGAAAGGCAACAATCCGTGTTTGACCAGAGAACTGAAGACTCCTCAGCCCTGCAGTACTTCCAG TTTTATGGCTGTCTATCACAACAACAGAAtatgctgcaggattatttgaGGACAGCCACGTATCAAAAGGCCATACTGCTAAACGAGATGGACTTCAAGGACAAG ATAGTACTTGATGTTGGCAGTGGATCAGGGATCCTGTCTTTCTTCGCCATCCAGGCAGGAGCGAAGAGGGTATATGCTGTGGAGGCCAGCCCTGTAGCCAAATTTGCAGAG ATGCTTGTAAAGAGCAATAGTCTGTCAGATAGGATCATAGTCCTGGCTGGAAAGATTGAGGAGGTGTCGTGCCCTGAGCAGGTGGACGTGATCATCTCAGAGCCCATTGGCTACATGCTGCTGAACGAGAGGATGCTGGAGAGCTACCTCCACTCCAGGAAGTGGCTTAAACCCAAGG GTATGATGTTCCCAACCTGTAGTGACATGCACCTCGCTCCCTTCACTGATGAGCAGCTCTACATCGAGCACTATGGACGCTCTAGCTTCTG GCACCAGACCTGTTTCTATGGGGTTAACCTGAGTGGTCTTCACAGTTCTGCAGTTGATGAGTTTTTCAAACAGCCCATAGTT GACACATTTGAGATGTCGATTCTAATGGCAAAATCTGTCAAGCACTGCATCAATTTCATGGAGGCGAAAGAAGAGGACTTACATAG GATGGAGATTCCATTTGTGTTTAAACTGCTCCAGTCTGGACTGATCCATGGGCTGGCCTTCTGGTTTGACGTAGCATTTATAGGATCCAA GATGACAGTGTGGCTGTCCACTGCTCCTAGTGAACCTCTGACTCACTGGTACCAGGTCCGCTGTCTCTTCCAGACCCCTCTGTTTGGCAAGGTGGGACAGACTCTGTCCGGATCTGTCCAGTTCATAGCCAACACAAG GCAGAGCTACGACATTCACATCACAGCAGTCGTTGATCAGTCAGGCTTCAAATCTGGCAACAGTTTGGATCTAAAGAACCCTTTCTTCAG GTATGCCTGA
- the LOC109868486 gene encoding heat shock protein 30: protein MLCSRGFQSSLSPLMDFYWPVRSLWPEVRPLLSQRDLLQRNLLEVKSSLDLMAKLQQHIFEELDNVPSSLTIQPVSYKLDKEGESFALTLDAKDFSPEELSVKQVGRKLKVSGKTEKKLDDGEGSYSYRCQEFRQELYLPEGVNPETVTCSLAHDGKLHIQAPKNPLSGEKEVAERVVPINCSLDVETPQFLSKTEGSITDTQKKQENSVSHED, encoded by the coding sequence ATGCTGTGTTCCCGAGGATTCCAGTCTTCCCTCAGCCCATTGATGGACTTCTACTGGCCTGTGCGCAGTCTATGGCCAGAGGTCCGACCTCTTCTCAGCCAGCGGGATCTACTGCAGAGAAACCTGCTAGAAGTCAAGAGCAGTCTGGATCTGATGGCAAAACTCCAGCAGCACATCTTTGAAGAGTTGGACAATGTCCCATCCTCTTTGACCATCCAACCAGTCTCCTACAAGctggataaagagggagagagctttGCCCTGACACTGGACGCTAAAGACTTTTCCCCAGAGGAGCTGTCTGTCAAGCAGGTGGGCAGGAAGCTGAAAGTCAGTGGGAAAACAGAGAAGAAGCTAGATGATGGGGAAGGCTCCTACTCTTACAGATGCCAAGAGTTCAGACAAGAGTTATATCTGCCTGAAGGGGTGAATCCTGAGACAGTCACCTGTTCCCTGGCACATGATGGGAAGCTCCACATTCAGGCACCAAAGAATCCATTATCTGGTGAGAAGGAGGTGGCAGAGAGAGTGGTTCCCATCAACTGTAGCCTGGATGTGGAAACCCCACAATTCCTGTCAAAGACAGAGGGAAGCATCACCGACACACAGAAGAAACAAGAGAACAGCGTTTCACATGAAGACTGA
- the LOC116356598 gene encoding heat shock protein 30-like, translating to MLCSRGFQSSLSPLMDFYWPVRSLWPEVRPLLSQRDLLQRNLLEVKSSLDLMAKLQQHIFEELDNVPSSLTIQPVSYKLDKEGASFALTLDAKDFSPEELSVKQVGRKLKVSGKTEKKLDDGEGSYSYRCQEFRQELYLPEGVNPETVTCSLAHDGKLHIQAPKNPLSGEEEVAERVVPINCSLDVETPQFLTKTEGSITDTQKKQENSVSHED from the coding sequence ATGCTGTGTTCCCGAGGATTCCAGTCTTCCCTCAGCCCATTGATGGACTTCTACTGGCCTGTGCGCAGTCTATGGCCAGAGGTCCGACCTCTTCTCAGCCAGCGGGATCTACTGCAGAGAAACCTGCTAGAAGTCAAGAGCAGTCTGGATCTGATGGCAAAACTCCAGCAGCACATCTTTGAAGAGTTGGACAATGTCCCATCCTCTTTGACCATCCAACCAGTCTCCTACAAGCTGGATAAAGAGGGAGCGAGCTTTGCCCTGACACTGGACGCTAAAGACTTTTCCCCAGAGGAGCTGTCTGTCAAGCAGGTGGGCAGGAAGCTGAAAGTCAGTGGGAAAACAGAGAAGAAGCTAGATGATGGGGAAGGCTCCTACTCTTATAGATGCCAAGAGTTCAGACAAGAGTTATATCTGCCTGAAGGGGTGAATCCTGAGACAGTCACCTGTTCCCTGGCACATGATGGGAAGCTCCACATTCAGGCACCAAAGAATCCATTATCTGGTGAGGAGGAGGTGGCAGAGAGAGTGGTTCCCATCAACTGTAGCCTGGATGTGGAAACCCCACAATTCCTGACAAAGACAGAGGGAAGCATCACCGACACACAGAAGAAACAAGAGAACAGCGTTTCACATGAAGACTGA
- the pum3 gene encoding pumilio homolog 3 isoform X1 has translation MRFLSFPLNSEFLRMEPKKKIFSPKGGKKLIQKGKEGTGKPGTKPTGKSPGKRPFKPHSGEKGKTFEKTGGKGAPRKFLNKKPTDGKYIKPTDGKFTKKRKFIPGKAEEGSEAKKPKWDEFKQQKKELKQNRQQTEKKESYQIVSRAKLVWEMVRRKDCNKEKRIKLMKELQELVKGKIKTIAFAHDSTRVLQCFIQFGNDKQRQEVFDELKDDMVELSKSKYARNIVKKFLMYGSKEQVAGVIVGFKGKVRQMLRHSEASSVVEYAYNEKAILSQRLMLTEELYGTTFQVFKSAVCPTLEKVLEANPDKVNGILEEMKQILTPMATKEAVIKHSLVHKVFLEFFLHAPAKQRTEMIESIRESVVYMAHTHDGARVAMHCLWHGTPKDRKVIIKTMKTYIEKFAMGEFAFLVLIAAFDCIDDTKLVKQAVLSEILASLSDVITNKNGKKVLLYLLSPRDHAHLLPEIIQVLEKGDGNAHSKKDVALRRKELLEAVSPHLIQHLCDHARTMAMDKASSVTVTVILGSAIGDLHPAMEAVAELAADDFTPGGVEGQLHMSEHPAGHLVLKWLIEQDTKMKEVGREERFSRVLLDKVGMDKLKTWAAVNRGAIVLCCLLNSADETVAKEVREALKAYAPELQKIQNCKGVEVLLEKLA, from the exons ATGCGCTTTTTGTCTTTTCCTTTGAATAGTGAGTTCTTGAGAATGGAACCCAAAAAGAAAATATTTTCCCCTAAAGGTGGCAAGAAGTTAATACAGAAAGGAAAAG AAGGTACAGGTAAACCGGGGACCAAACCAACAGGTAAATCACCAGGGAAGAGGCCATTTAAACCCCACAGTGGAGAAAAGGGCAAGACGTTTGAGAAGACTGGAGGAAAGGGGGCTCCACGGAAATTCTTGAACAAAAAACCCACAGATGGAAAGTACATCAAGCCCACAGATGGAAAGTTCACCAAAAAGCGAAAATTCATACCTGGGAAGGCTGAGGAAG GTTCTGAGGCCAAGAAGCCCAAATGGGATGAGTTCAAACAGCAGAAGAAAGAGCTGAAACAAAACCGTCAGCAGACTGAAAAAAAGGAGAGTTATCAAATAGTGAGCAGAGCCAAGCTAGTGTGGGAGATGGTCAGAAG GAAAGATTGCAACAAAGAGAAGAGGATCAAACTCATGAAAGAGCTTCAGGAACTTGTGAAAGGAAAGATAAAAACA ATAGCATTTGCTCACGACTCCACCAGAGTCCTCCAGTGTTTCATCCAGTTTGGGAACGACAAGCAAAGGCAGGAGGTTTTTGATGAACTCAAAG ATGATATGGTCGAGCTGAGTAAATCAAAGTATGCCCGAAATATTGTGAAGAAGTTCTTAATGTATGG GAGCAAAGAACAGGTTGCGGGTGTGATTGTGGGCTTCAAGGGGAAAGTGAGGCAGATGCTGCGTCACTCTGAGGCGTCGTCGGTGGTGGAGTACGCTTACAACGAAAAAGCCATCCTCTCCCAGAGACTCATGCTCACCGAGGAGCTCTACGGAACCACATTCCAAGTCTTCAAG TCGGCGGTGTGCCCCACGCTAGAGAAGGTGCTGGAGGCAAACCCAGACAAGGTTAATGGCATTTTGGAGGAGATGAAGCAGATCCTTACCCCCATGGCCACAAA AGAGGCTGTGATCAAACATTCTCTGGTGCACAAAGTGTTTCTGGAATTCTTCCTGCATGCCCCAGCCAAACAGAGGACT GAAATGATTGAGTCAATAAGGGAGTCTGTGGTGTATATGGCCCACACCCACGATGGAGCTAGAGTAGCAATGCACTGCCTGTGGCATGGGACACCTAAG GACAGAAAAGTCATCATTAAAACCATGAAGACCTACATTGAGAAGTTTGCAATG GGAGAGTTTGCGTTCTTAGTCCTCATCGCTGCCTTTGACTGCATAGACGACACCAAGCTAGTGAAGCAGGCCGTCCTATCAGAGATTCTTGCTTCCCTGTCTGATGTCATCACTAATAAGAATGGAAAGAAAGTTCTGCTGTACCTGCTCAGCCCGCGAGACCACGCCCACCTGTTACCTGAAATCATCCAGGTGCTGGAGAAGGGGGATGGAAACGCCCACAG CAAGAAGGATGTTGCCCTTCGCCGGAAGGAGCTCCTGGAGGCGGTGTCCCCACACCTAATTCAGCACCTGTGTGACCACGCCCGCACTATGGCAATGGACAAGGCCTCCAGCGTCACAGTCACCGTCATTCTGGGGTCCGCCATTGGGGACCTGCATCCTGCCATGGAGGCTGTGGCTGAGCTGGCTGCTGACGACTTCACaccaggaggagtggaggggcag CTGCACATGTCTGAACACCCTGCTGGGCATCTGGTGCTCAAATGGCTGATTGAACAAGACACCAAGATGAAGGAGGTTGGGAGAGAAG AGCGTTTCTCCAGGGTCCTGTTGGACAAGGTAGGGATGGACAAGCTAAAGACGTGGGCTGCAGTGAACCGTGGGGCTATTGTGCTCTGCTG tcTCCTGAACAGTGCAGATGAGACTGTTGCAAAGGAGGTTAGGGAGGCATTGAAGGCCTACGCTCCAGAACTACAGAAGATCCAGAACTGTAAAGGAGTGGAAGTTCTTTTGGAGAAACTGGCCTGA
- the LOC109868189 gene encoding heat shock protein 30, which produces MLCSRGFQSSLSPLMDFYWPVRSLWPEVRPLLSQRDLLQRNLLEVKSSLDLMAKLQQHIFEELDNVPSSLTIQPVSYKLDKEGESFALTLDAKDFSPEELSVKQVGRKLKVSGKTEKKLDDGEGSYSYRCQEFRQELYLPEGVNPETVTCSLAHDGKLHIQAPKNPLSGEEEVAERVVPINCSLDVETPQFLTKTEGSITDTQKKQENSVSHED; this is translated from the coding sequence ATGCTGTGTTCCCGAGGATTCCAGTCTTCCCTCAGCCCATTGATGGACTTCTACTGGCCTGTGCGCAGTCTATGGCCAGAGGTCCGACCTCTTCTCAGCCAGCGGGATCTACTGCAGAGAAACCTGCTAGAAGTCAAGAGCAGTCTGGATCTGATGGCAAAACTCCAGCAGCACATCTTTGAAGAGTTGGACAATGTCCCATCCTCTTTGACCATCCAACCAGTCTCCTACAAGctggataaagagggagagagctttGCCCTGACACTGGACGCTAAAGACTTTTCCCCAGAGGAGCTGTCTGTCAAGCAGGTGGGCAGGAAGCTGAAAGTCAGTGGGAAAACAGAGAAGAAGCTAGATGATGGGGAAGGCTCCTACTCTTATAGATGCCAAGAGTTCAGACAAGAGTTATATCTGCCTGAAGGGGTGAATCCTGAGACAGTCACCTGTTCCCTGGCACATGATGGGAAGCTCCACATTCAGGCACCAAAGAATCCATTATCTGGTGAGGAGGAGGTGGCAGAGAGAGTGGTTCCCATCAACTGTAGCCTGGATGTGGAAACCCCACAATTCCTGACAAAGACAGAGGGAAGCATCACCGACACACAGAAGAAACAAGAGAACAGCGTTTCACATGAAGACTGA
- the pum3 gene encoding pumilio homolog 3 isoform X3, giving the protein MEPKKKIFSPKGGKKLIQKGKEGTGKPGTKPTGKSPGKRPFKPHSGEKGKTFEKTGGKGAPRKFLNKKPTDGKYIKPTDGKFTKKRKFIPGKAEEGSEAKKPKWDEFKQQKKELKQNRQQTEKKESYQIVSRAKLVWEMVRRKDCNKEKRIKLMKELQELVKGKIKTIAFAHDSTRVLQCFIQFGNDKQRQEVFDELKDDMVELSKSKYARNIVKKFLMYGSKEQVAGVIVGFKGKVRQMLRHSEASSVVEYAYNEKAILSQRLMLTEELYGTTFQVFKSAVCPTLEKVLEANPDKVNGILEEMKQILTPMATKEAVIKHSLVHKVFLEFFLHAPAKQRTEMIESIRESVVYMAHTHDGARVAMHCLWHGTPKDRKVIIKTMKTYIEKFAMGEFAFLVLIAAFDCIDDTKLVKQAVLSEILASLSDVITNKNGKKVLLYLLSPRDHAHLLPEIIQVLEKGDGNAHSKKDVALRRKELLEAVSPHLIQHLCDHARTMAMDKASSVTVTVILGSAIGDLHPAMEAVAELAADDFTPGGVEGQLHMSEHPAGHLVLKWLIEQDTKMKEVGREERFSRVLLDKVGMDKLKTWAAVNRGAIVLCCLLNSADETVAKEVREALKAYAPELQKIQNCKGVEVLLEKLA; this is encoded by the exons ATGGAACCCAAAAAGAAAATATTTTCCCCTAAAGGTGGCAAGAAGTTAATACAGAAAGGAAAAG AAGGTACAGGTAAACCGGGGACCAAACCAACAGGTAAATCACCAGGGAAGAGGCCATTTAAACCCCACAGTGGAGAAAAGGGCAAGACGTTTGAGAAGACTGGAGGAAAGGGGGCTCCACGGAAATTCTTGAACAAAAAACCCACAGATGGAAAGTACATCAAGCCCACAGATGGAAAGTTCACCAAAAAGCGAAAATTCATACCTGGGAAGGCTGAGGAAG GTTCTGAGGCCAAGAAGCCCAAATGGGATGAGTTCAAACAGCAGAAGAAAGAGCTGAAACAAAACCGTCAGCAGACTGAAAAAAAGGAGAGTTATCAAATAGTGAGCAGAGCCAAGCTAGTGTGGGAGATGGTCAGAAG GAAAGATTGCAACAAAGAGAAGAGGATCAAACTCATGAAAGAGCTTCAGGAACTTGTGAAAGGAAAGATAAAAACA ATAGCATTTGCTCACGACTCCACCAGAGTCCTCCAGTGTTTCATCCAGTTTGGGAACGACAAGCAAAGGCAGGAGGTTTTTGATGAACTCAAAG ATGATATGGTCGAGCTGAGTAAATCAAAGTATGCCCGAAATATTGTGAAGAAGTTCTTAATGTATGG GAGCAAAGAACAGGTTGCGGGTGTGATTGTGGGCTTCAAGGGGAAAGTGAGGCAGATGCTGCGTCACTCTGAGGCGTCGTCGGTGGTGGAGTACGCTTACAACGAAAAAGCCATCCTCTCCCAGAGACTCATGCTCACCGAGGAGCTCTACGGAACCACATTCCAAGTCTTCAAG TCGGCGGTGTGCCCCACGCTAGAGAAGGTGCTGGAGGCAAACCCAGACAAGGTTAATGGCATTTTGGAGGAGATGAAGCAGATCCTTACCCCCATGGCCACAAA AGAGGCTGTGATCAAACATTCTCTGGTGCACAAAGTGTTTCTGGAATTCTTCCTGCATGCCCCAGCCAAACAGAGGACT GAAATGATTGAGTCAATAAGGGAGTCTGTGGTGTATATGGCCCACACCCACGATGGAGCTAGAGTAGCAATGCACTGCCTGTGGCATGGGACACCTAAG GACAGAAAAGTCATCATTAAAACCATGAAGACCTACATTGAGAAGTTTGCAATG GGAGAGTTTGCGTTCTTAGTCCTCATCGCTGCCTTTGACTGCATAGACGACACCAAGCTAGTGAAGCAGGCCGTCCTATCAGAGATTCTTGCTTCCCTGTCTGATGTCATCACTAATAAGAATGGAAAGAAAGTTCTGCTGTACCTGCTCAGCCCGCGAGACCACGCCCACCTGTTACCTGAAATCATCCAGGTGCTGGAGAAGGGGGATGGAAACGCCCACAG CAAGAAGGATGTTGCCCTTCGCCGGAAGGAGCTCCTGGAGGCGGTGTCCCCACACCTAATTCAGCACCTGTGTGACCACGCCCGCACTATGGCAATGGACAAGGCCTCCAGCGTCACAGTCACCGTCATTCTGGGGTCCGCCATTGGGGACCTGCATCCTGCCATGGAGGCTGTGGCTGAGCTGGCTGCTGACGACTTCACaccaggaggagtggaggggcag CTGCACATGTCTGAACACCCTGCTGGGCATCTGGTGCTCAAATGGCTGATTGAACAAGACACCAAGATGAAGGAGGTTGGGAGAGAAG AGCGTTTCTCCAGGGTCCTGTTGGACAAGGTAGGGATGGACAAGCTAAAGACGTGGGCTGCAGTGAACCGTGGGGCTATTGTGCTCTGCTG tcTCCTGAACAGTGCAGATGAGACTGTTGCAAAGGAGGTTAGGGAGGCATTGAAGGCCTACGCTCCAGAACTACAGAAGATCCAGAACTGTAAAGGAGTGGAAGTTCTTTTGGAGAAACTGGCCTGA